The genomic interval TCCGTAGAGGTACCCGGGGTGGACTGCATGTCCGGGGAAGTAGCCGGATCCTCCATACCCGGGGATTCAGTCTCGGGCTGCATAGTCGGATCAGTTGTTTGTGGCTGGTCCATTTGGGTATCTTGCTCCCATGCCGGGGAAATACCATAATGGCTTTCCAGCTCGCTGCGGAATTCCTGATCAGACATGTTGGCCTGCTGCGGAGCATTGTCCAGCTTGCTCTGGTCAACGGTCAGTGTAGCCTGCTCCTGGTCGATCTGCAAAGCTTCATACGGTACAGGAGTCTCTTCGCCGCCCATACCCAGCACTCCACCTCTGGAAAGGGTGACAAACTGGATTTCACCGGTCTGCTCGTCTTCGGTGACGCTCTGAATTTCACCGATTTCTTCTCCATCCTGAGAGACTACCTTCATGCCTTCCAGATCCTTGGCAGACTTACCTTCCATCGCTCCTGCCTGCGCCGGATCTTTGTCACTCTTGTCCCCTGCTGCGTAGAGAGGGCTGGCTAATGCCAGCGTCGCTACAAGTGCGATAAGAATTGTGGATAATTTCTTCATGTTGTTCCTCCTTGGAATGAGTAGGGATGTCGCGTATCATTCATTCTGCCTTTATTCCTGAACGCTGCTTAAGAATTCGGCACAGGTACCGTTTTCTTAAGATTGCTCCTTATGGAGCAATTAACATGCCAGGAACAAAGAAAACGGAAAGGAGTAAACGCGATGAAACTCCAAGAAAAATATCCGGGTGGAGAAGAGGAGATGGATTCAAGTCCATCTTTGCAGGAATCCTATCCTGCCTGGCAGGATAGGATTTTACATGGTTATATCAGTTGGTTGGGTGTTGCTAGTTCTGCCGAGTCCGTCTTGAATGTTTGGCGTCGGCCAGAACAATGCGATCAATATCGGTCATCTCCAGGAGTTTATGGTCATCGGCCAGAGTACGGGGAATAATGATAGTGATACCATACCCTGTCTGCAGAAGGTTAAGGTTGGAGGTAAGGCTATCGGATTGGACACCACTCGGGGGCTCAATATAGATTTGCTCGTTTTCGATATAGCGGAAAATATCTTTTATATGGTTCAGGCCGATGGTAAAGAGAGCGGAGCGGTTGCCGACTGCTCCCCGGAGGAATTCATATTCAATTACACCGGGTATGTTCTGCAGAAGTTGAGCGGTCCTGACTTCTTGAAGGTATATCAGTTCATCTATGTTGCCGGCAATTTCATCTGTTCCGCTGCCGGCATTTTTCAGTTTGCCGAGACTGCTGCGCACTGCATTATAGATTCTCCTGTCTTCTACCTGACAGGCTTGCAGGTTATAGTGCTGCATGAGCAGTTTTTCGGCGTTTACACCTGGTGAGTCGGCAGCCAGGCTCTCCAGGAGAAAAGCATTGTCCAGTTCGGGACGCAACTGATTAGAAGCATGAACAGTTGAGGGTGCCGATATGGTTTTTCCAGCGGCGAAATATCCTTCCGGAAGCAACAAATCCAGGCGTCTGTTTTCCTTCAGCCATTCTCCTATGCGGAATATC from Desulfopila inferna carries:
- a CDS encoding PRC-barrel domain-containing protein, whose protein sequence is MKKLSTILIALVATLALASPLYAAGDKSDKDPAQAGAMEGKSAKDLEGMKVVSQDGEEIGEIQSVTEDEQTGEIQFVTLSRGGVLGMGGEETPVPYEALQIDQEQATLTVDQSKLDNAPQQANMSDQEFRSELESHYGISPAWEQDTQMDQPQTTDPTMQPETESPGMEDPATSPDMQSTPGTSTDMQESPDTQQ